A genomic segment from Octopus sinensis linkage group LG4, ASM634580v1, whole genome shotgun sequence encodes:
- the LOC115211028 gene encoding cysteine-rich protein 2-binding protein-like, with amino-acid sequence MMETVGKSPVKLNQCYCGGDANENEEMLTCTKCSLLFHPACLQNGRPSELLGDIFFEFTCSNCSPDNQELCQRVKLQWIHVVSLALYNLQFSGTGKMGYYRWKDHICAFIDKHWKFLFGNRKKTNLWHGTVAGILSTGCPNYFISGSKEIGESGWWKLAEGKMSFMNLESSWKNFRKRSKTPPVDVNLLPSGLRGRQKKSSLEVAIERKEKGVTFTKRKITNAEKTTKVSLAAVRSSSNINDIATTTFSGPSYNDLLTSNIQTKLDSLLNPIQIKSESSSYSHCTFDLTHYGELGNFMEQDEEEPPTENTKSESLEPQISMPFPPFLKDESDSDMEIDIGTFSPIPACSPSPTSPRLSPSLQEMFAVLDDKSNGPLFTRTSDSSVELSIPSLSVRDGKTTSTNELASININNNSNNKYFNFDFKTTNPPLGKVPKRELVNEPINTQNEIVPKLEPHEEIKELEESANDSVKREVNEDQEEKSNETEESEKEGEEEEVKEMSPEPKTIKFVPISLYHEKKLLSQLNHIADKSTLPVDLHRFRRKLLVRQMKREQGMPLFDLDAEVNYHLGLLNSSSIDKDYNQIHGVPSSYCHPADVRVLSRFLTHPEIYPPKSNKKQPLFINRLIGTEDDQLQCICSPYTTRWLKPFIMRDYETKPIKMRLLEEIQAYSHRDDPLWKPPPTYPIDYCYVRPQHIPSVNSLCQQFFWPGIDLSECLQYPDFSCVVLYRKIVIGFAFMVPDVKYNEAYISFLFTHPEWCRSGIASFLLYHLIQTCMGKDVTLHVSANNPAMLLYQKFGFKPEQFILDFYDKYYPADSRECKHAFFLRLRR; translated from the coding sequence ATGATGGAGACCGTGGGAAAATCCCCTGTGAAACTGAACCAATGTTACTGTGGAGGCGATGCCAATGAGAACGAGGAAATGCTAACCTGCaccaagtgcagtcttctcttcCACCCGGCCTGTCTGCAGAACGGTCGGCCTTCGGAACTGTTGGGGGATATCTTCTTTGAATTCACTTGTTCGAATTGTTCTCCGGACAACCAAGAATTGTGTCAGAGAGTGAAACTACAATGGATACATGTAGTTTCGCTGGCCTTGTATAATTTGCAGTTTTCAGGTACAGGTAAGATGGGTTATTATCGCTGGAAAGATCATATCTGTGCTTTTATTGACAAACACTGGAAATTTCTATTTGGGAACCGAAAAAAGACGAATCTATGGCACGGTACTGTCGCAGGTATTCTGTCAACAGGCTGCCCGAATTATTTCATTTCGGGGTCAAAAGAGATAGGTGAATCTGGCTGGTGGAAATTAGCCGAAGGTAAAATGTCGTTTATGAATTTAGAATCGTCATGGAAAAATTTCCGCAAACGCTCTAAGACTCCTCCTGTGGACGTGAATCTACTCCCGTCTGGCTTACGTGGTCGTCAGAAGAAATCCTCTCTTGAAGTTGCGATAGAACGTAAAGAAAAAGGTGTTACATTCACTAAACGTAAAATAACAAATGCCGAAAAGACAACAAAAGTGTCATTGGCCGCTGTTAGAAGTAGTTCGAATATAAACGATATCGCTACAACTACTTTTAGTGGACCCAGTTATAATGATCTCTTAACGTCTAATATTCAAACCAAATTAGATTCTTTATTGAACCCCATTCAAATTAAATCAGAATCTTCCTCTTATTCTCACTGCACATTTGATCTGACACATTATGGTGAACTTGGTAATTTTATGGAACAAGATGAGGAGGAACCGCCAACTGAAAATACAAAATCAGAATCCCTCGAACCTCAGATAAGTATGCCATTTCCACCCTTTTTAAAAGATGAGTCTGATAGTGATATGGAAATAGATATTGGAACCTTTTCTCCTATACCTGCTTGTTCACCCAGCCCCACTTCTCCTCGACTTTCACCTTCCTTACAAGAGATGTTTGCTGTTCTTGATGATAAGTCCAATGGACCACTTTTTACGAGAACATCTGATTCCTCTGTTGAACTTTCTATTCCATCACTGAGTGTGAGAGATGGCAAGACCACTTCCACTAATGAACTTGCaagcattaatattaataataatagcaacaacaaatattttaactttGACTTTAAGACTACTAATCCTCCGTTGGGTAAAGTTCCCAAAAGAGAATTAGTAAATGAACCGATAAATACCCAGAACGAAATTGTTCCAAAATTGGAGCCACACGAAGAAATTAAGGAATTGGAAGAAAGTGCTAATGACTCGGTCAAAAGAGAAGTTAATGAAGATCAAGAagaaaaatcaaatgaaacagaagaaTCGgaaaaagaaggtgaagaagaggaGGTGAAAGAAATGAGTCCAGAGCCCAAAACAATCAAGTTTGTTCCTATTAGTTTATATCATGAGAAAAAACTTCTTAGTCAACTTAACCATATTGCTGACAAGTCAACTCTTCCTGTTGACCTTCATAGATTCCGTCGTAAATTACTTGTGCGGCAAATGAAAAGAGAACAAGGTATGCCTCTGTTTGACTTAGATGCCGAGGTTAATTATCATTTGGGATTATTGAACTCCTCCTCAATAGACAAAGACTATAATCAGATTCATGGTGTTCCCTCATCATACTGCCATCCTGCTGATGTGAGAGTACTCAGTAGATTCTTAACTCACCCTGAAATTTATCCACCAAAATCAAACAAGAAACAACCTTTATTTATCAACAGACTGATTGGTACTGAAGATGATCAGCTGCAGTGTATTTGCAGCCCATACACTACACGTTGGCTGAAACCTTTCATCATGAGAGATTATGAAACTAAACCCATAAAAATGCGTCTCTTGGAGGAAATCCAAGCTTATTCACATAGAGATGATCCCTTATGGAAACCTCCACCTACTTATCCAATAGATTATTGTTATGTCCGTCCTCAACACATTCCATCTGTGAATTCACTTTGTCAACAGTTTTTCTGGCCAGGAATCGACCTGTCAGAATGCCTGCAGTACCCTGACTTCAGCTGTGTTGTTTTATACCGAAAGATTGTCATTGGATTTGCCTTCATGGTACCTGATGTAAAATATAATGaagcatatatttcttttttgtttactcACCCTGAATGGTGCCGTTCAGGTATTGCTTCATTCTTACTTTACCAtcttatacagacatgcatggGTAAAGATGTCACGCTTCATGTTTCAGCCAACAATCCAGCCATGTTACTCTATCAAAAGTTTGGTTTCAAACCAGAACAGTTTATATTGGACTTCTACGACAAATATTACCCTGCAGACTCTCGAGAATGTAAGCATGCTTTTTTCCTAAGACTTCGGAGATGA